One part of the Mycobacterium marinum genome encodes these proteins:
- a CDS encoding DUF3592 domain-containing protein, which yields MTSPKKLLRILIHGTTEEMPDTPARTVVRWIRISVLILTGLVTLQSILLVAGAWRNDLAIDRNMGVAQAEVLSAGPRRSTIEFVTPDRVTYRPELGVLYPSELATGMRIYVEYNKRDPNLVRVQHRNAGLAIIPAGSIAVVAWLVATVALVGLALLDRRLDKRPDQRADTMSTP from the coding sequence ATGACCTCGCCCAAGAAGTTGCTGCGCATCCTGATCCACGGCACCACCGAAGAGATGCCGGACACGCCGGCCAGGACAGTGGTGCGCTGGATCCGGATCTCGGTGTTGATCCTCACCGGGTTGGTCACGCTGCAGTCGATATTGCTGGTGGCCGGCGCGTGGCGCAATGACCTGGCCATCGATCGCAACATGGGGGTCGCACAGGCCGAGGTGCTCAGCGCCGGGCCACGGCGCTCAACCATCGAATTCGTCACCCCCGACCGCGTGACCTACCGGCCCGAATTGGGTGTGCTGTACCCGTCTGAGCTGGCCACCGGCATGCGGATCTACGTCGAGTACAACAAGAGGGATCCCAATCTGGTGCGCGTGCAGCACCGCAACGCCGGGCTGGCGATCATCCCCGCCGGCTCCATCGCGGTGGTGGCCTGGTTGGTGGCGACTGTTGCGCTCGTCGGTCTGGCCCTCCTGGATAGGCGGCTGGACAAACGGCCGGACCAGCGGGCGGACACGATGTCCACGCCATAG
- a CDS encoding glycosyltransferase family 4 protein, translated as MRVAIVAESFLPNVNGVSNSVVRVLEHLRRTGHEALVIAPDNPPAEPRADRLHDGVRVHRTPARMFPKVTTLPLGVPTPRILRVLRGFEPDVVHLASPALLGYGALRAARRLGVPTVAVYQTDVPGFAASYGIAATSRAAWAWFRHLHGLADRTLAPSTPTMQTLLDQGFPRVHRWARGVDLIRFAPSARDESLRRRWSPDGRPIVGFVGRLAPEKHAERLAGLAASGAVTLVIVGDGVDRRKLESAMPTAVFTGALYGDELAAAYASMDVFVHAGEHETFCQVVQEALASGLPVIAPDAGGPRDLVTPQRTGLLLPVDEFETQLPAAVAHLVHERQRYSQAARRSVLGRSWSVICDELLDHYAEVLAPTGRAQDWLWRRRRA; from the coding sequence GTGCGCGTTGCGATCGTCGCCGAGTCGTTCTTGCCTAACGTCAATGGTGTCAGCAACTCGGTGGTTCGGGTACTCGAGCATCTGCGCCGGACCGGCCACGAAGCCTTGGTCATCGCGCCCGACAATCCTCCCGCTGAGCCCCGGGCCGACCGGCTGCATGACGGCGTCCGAGTGCACCGGACGCCGGCGCGGATGTTCCCGAAAGTGACCACCCTGCCGCTGGGGGTGCCAACCCCGCGAATCCTGCGGGTCTTGCGGGGATTCGAACCTGACGTGGTGCACCTGGCCTCACCGGCGCTGCTCGGCTACGGTGCGCTGCGGGCGGCGCGACGTCTTGGCGTGCCCACGGTGGCGGTGTACCAAACCGATGTGCCGGGCTTCGCGGCCAGCTACGGCATCGCGGCAACCTCACGGGCGGCCTGGGCCTGGTTTCGCCACCTGCATGGCCTTGCCGACCGCACCCTGGCGCCGTCCACTCCGACCATGCAAACCCTGCTCGACCAGGGCTTCCCGCGGGTGCACCGATGGGCGCGGGGCGTCGATCTGATCAGGTTCGCGCCGTCGGCGCGAGACGAGTCGCTGCGCCGGCGATGGTCGCCGGACGGGCGGCCGATCGTCGGATTCGTGGGTCGGCTGGCGCCCGAGAAGCATGCCGAACGGCTCGCTGGGCTGGCGGCATCGGGCGCGGTCACGCTTGTGATCGTCGGCGACGGAGTCGACCGGCGCAAACTCGAATCGGCTATGCCCACAGCGGTTTTCACCGGCGCACTGTACGGTGACGAGCTCGCTGCGGCGTACGCCAGCATGGACGTCTTTGTGCACGCCGGTGAACACGAGACGTTCTGTCAGGTCGTGCAGGAAGCGCTGGCGTCGGGGCTGCCGGTGATCGCCCCCGACGCCGGCGGACCCCGCGACCTGGTTACCCCACAACGGACCGGCCTGCTGCTTCCCGTCGACGAGTTCGAGACGCAGTTGCCGGCCGCGGTCGCGCACTTGGTCCACGAACGCCAGCGCTATTCGCAGGCGGCCCGGCGCAGCGTGTTGGGCCGCAGCTGGTCGGTGATCTGTGACGAGTTGCTCGACCACTATGCGGAGGTGCTCGCACCGACCGGGCGGGCCCAAGACTGGTTGTGGCGAAGGCGGCGCGCCTAG
- a CDS encoding MarR family winged helix-turn-helix transcriptional regulator, with product MASARKLTAVAAISATLAQIVRLSISRSAFAGQASAANTELSQPSYVLLRVLIDEGPLPLSRLARLAHMDAGMATRRVRALVEAGLVTRHTDPNDGRVSVIEATPQGRRAAGALHEVRRDHLARALSGWSAAELHEFNRLLSKFLTDIKKTPIVDTATR from the coding sequence GTGGCGTCTGCACGCAAGCTGACGGCGGTTGCCGCCATCAGCGCCACCCTCGCCCAAATCGTCCGGCTCAGCATCAGTCGATCGGCGTTCGCCGGTCAGGCATCGGCGGCCAACACCGAGCTGTCGCAGCCTTCCTATGTTCTGCTTCGCGTCCTGATCGACGAGGGCCCATTGCCGTTGAGTCGACTGGCCAGGTTGGCGCACATGGATGCCGGGATGGCCACCCGCCGGGTGCGAGCCCTGGTCGAGGCCGGGCTGGTCACCCGGCACACCGATCCCAACGACGGGCGGGTGTCGGTGATCGAGGCGACGCCGCAGGGCCGGCGTGCCGCGGGGGCACTGCACGAGGTGCGAAGGGATCACTTGGCGCGAGCGCTCTCGGGCTGGTCGGCGGCCGAACTCCACGAGTTCAACCGACTCCTGTCGAAGTTCCTCACCGACATCAAGAAGACGCCGATCGTCGATACCGCAACGCGCTAG
- a CDS encoding sulfotransferase, with protein sequence MLATGFYFDWPNYRTMLRLLRRDPPGAARWRRFFGFAVAVPAIAAIHAVCFALDPILFGSLRRTQVVAPVFCIGHARSGTTYLHRLMANDPQFSYAMMYELFFPSLLEKRMLRLLFRVDAAVFGKRLRHRLDEIEKRRFAPTDDMHKTGFFVPEEDDAFLTWSLCSGFWILMFPFMGELDFYHVDRWPQRKRRRAMAFYKGCVRRQIAVNGGGTHLSKNPTFCGRVEALIETFPDARFIVPLRNPDETIPSLLKLLQTEWGLRGRDQRLVENSLRVLAEQSLDSYQHPLDVLARHREVRSVLVDYRELVAQPEVTMRRIYRQLELDLGPAAAEAFAAAASGSGHESTHRYSLEEFGLDSREIHTRLADLFDEYHWDTEAAARTEGTDAHVR encoded by the coding sequence ATGCTGGCAACGGGTTTCTACTTCGACTGGCCCAACTACCGCACGATGCTGCGGCTGCTGCGCCGCGACCCGCCCGGCGCGGCGCGTTGGCGGCGCTTCTTCGGGTTCGCGGTCGCGGTGCCGGCCATCGCCGCGATCCACGCGGTGTGCTTCGCGCTCGATCCCATCCTGTTCGGGTCATTGCGCCGCACCCAGGTGGTGGCACCGGTGTTCTGTATCGGGCACGCCCGCAGCGGCACCACCTATCTGCATCGGCTGATGGCCAACGACCCCCAGTTCAGCTACGCCATGATGTACGAGCTGTTCTTTCCGTCGCTGTTGGAGAAACGCATGCTGCGGCTGCTTTTTCGGGTCGATGCCGCGGTATTCGGAAAGCGTCTGCGGCACCGGCTCGACGAGATCGAAAAGCGTCGCTTCGCCCCGACCGACGACATGCACAAGACCGGGTTCTTCGTTCCGGAAGAGGACGACGCGTTTTTGACTTGGTCACTGTGCTCAGGGTTCTGGATCCTGATGTTCCCGTTCATGGGCGAACTCGATTTCTACCATGTCGATCGCTGGCCGCAACGCAAGCGGCGACGGGCGATGGCCTTCTACAAGGGGTGCGTCCGGCGCCAGATCGCGGTCAATGGTGGCGGTACGCACTTGAGTAAGAACCCCACCTTCTGCGGTCGGGTCGAAGCGCTGATCGAGACCTTTCCGGACGCCAGGTTTATTGTGCCCCTGCGTAATCCGGATGAGACGATTCCGAGCCTGCTGAAGTTGTTGCAGACCGAGTGGGGCCTGCGCGGCCGCGATCAGCGCTTGGTCGAGAACTCGCTGCGGGTGCTGGCCGAGCAATCGTTGGATTCCTACCAGCATCCGCTCGACGTCTTGGCCCGACATCGCGAGGTTCGTTCGGTCCTGGTGGATTACCGCGAACTGGTCGCCCAACCCGAGGTCACCATGCGCCGGATCTACCGGCAGTTGGAACTCGACTTGGGGCCGGCGGCCGCCGAGGCGTTCGCGGCGGCCGCCTCGGGCAGCGGGCACGAATCAACCCACCGCTACAGCCTGGAGGAATTCGGACTGGACTCCCGCGAGATTCACACCCGGCTGGCCGACTTGTTCGATGAATACCACTGGGACACAGAGGCAGCGGCAAGAACAGAAGGAACAGACGCGCATGTCCGCTGA